The following proteins are encoded in a genomic region of Pyrus communis chromosome 11, drPyrComm1.1, whole genome shotgun sequence:
- the LOC137709423 gene encoding FCS-Like Zinc finger 17-like yields the protein MVSKFKRPCNLIEPAAHKLGISDKTSHGSSVAVGLGILIQNSQRNRTNIIEKSALRLSQSTTCSSLEQFSCFLKTCHLCNKGLSLDKEVYMYRGDLGFCSIECRNRQIVIDDMKELEASTKQMITSYRRGLYRCSLTKSGNANTSRRGSRNTNVFEDVHLQQEKNRHQRKIFVL from the exons ATGGTTTCCAAGTTCAAGAGGCCCTGCAACTTGATCGAGCCAGCTGCCCATAAGCTGGGCATCAGTGATAAAACCAGCCATGGGAGCTCAGTGGCTGTTGGATTGGGAATCCTTATACAGAATTCACAAAGAAATAGGACAAATATTATTGAGAAATCTGCATTAAGACTGAGCCAATCCACAACCTGCAGCTCCCTCGAGCAATTCTCTTGCTTTCTTAAAACATGTCACTTATGCAACAAGGGATTAAGCCTTGATAAAGAGGTCTACATGTACAg AGGTGATCTAGGTTTTTGCAGCATAGAGTGCAGGAACAGACAGATTGTTATTGATGACATGAAGGAATTAGAGGCTTCTACCAAGCAAATGATAACATCTTATAGGCGTGGCCTATATCGTTGCAGCCTTACTAAGAGTGGTAATGCTAACACTAGTAGGCGTGGCTCTCGCAACACTAATGTTTTTGAAGATGTACATCTGCAACAGGAGAAAAACAGacatcaaagaaagatatttgtACTTTAg
- the LOC137708051 gene encoding AT-rich interactive domain-containing protein 4-like, translating to MFHSQGASKHPCSLLVVTCGKNSEEKFNKDTADDKLRYPFPELVSSGRLEVQTLTKPTKEEFCKMLESYKPNLVYLQGEQLGNSEIGSLVWEDVDLSTAEAISEIFGATLPTTVYLEVPYGATLAAAIHSKGIPYVIYWRSEFSSYAACHFRHALLSVVQSSSTHTWDAFQLAYASFRIYCVQDNHLVPANIYKSSAELGPCLLGDRVKINVDLPEADMEEDEEGSMGTLPAIKIHDDDVILRFLVCGEPSTLDASLLEPLEDGLNALLNIEMRGSKLHGKFSAPPPPLQAGTFSRGVVTMRCDVSTCSSAHISLLVSGSAQTCFDDQLLENHIKHEIIEESQLVRALPKDEETKAPLSEPRKSASVACGATVFEVSMKVPAWASQVLRQLAPDVSYHSLVALGIASIQGLPVASFEKDDAGRLLFFSSSPEKDDRSNGLVPSSLPTWLRPPPPSRKRSQPCQDTRPGSLDGQGLPCLAASKIDEDNKVAGAMNGVSTALLPTRRRLKIAAMRPIPHVRRPKMTPFSGISEGDGHDGGQVKVHMPPPPPTKLSIVGLTPTTQRKSYSSSSQAKQIISLNPLPLKKHGCGRSPIHSCLEEEFLKDVMQFLILRGHNRLIPQGGLTEFPDAILNGKRLDLYNLYKEVVTRGGFHVGNGINWKGQIFSKMSNYTMTNRMTGVGNTLKRHYETYLLEYELAHDDVDGECCLLCHSSAAGDWVNCGICGEWAHFGCDRRQGLGAFKDYAKTDGLEYICPHCSISNFKKKPQKIANGFSQGSTVSRPL from the exons ATGTTTCATTCTCAGGGAGCTTCAAAGCACCCTTGTAGTCTGCTTGTGGTCACTTGCGGGAAAAATTCTGAAGAGAAATTTAACAAGGACACCGCAGATGATAAGCTCAGATACCCGTTTCCGGAGTTAGTTTCCTCTGGGCGTTTGGAG GTTCAAACTCTGACCAAGCCAACCAAAGAGGAGTTTTGTAAAATGCTTGAATCATATAAGCCGAATCTTGTTTACTTGCAAGGGGAACAGCTTGGTAATAGTGAAATTGGCTCTCTTGTCTGGGAGGATGTTGATTTGTCAACTGCTGAAGCTATATCTGAGATCTTTGGTGCTACATTGCCTACAACT GTTTATTTGGAGGTTCCGTATGGTGCAACATTGGCAGCAGCCATTCACTCTAAG GGGATTCCTTATGTGATATATTGGAGAAGTGAATTTTCTTCTTATGCTGCTTGCCACTTTCGACATGCTTTACTTTCAGTGGTACAAAG TTCATCAACTCATACATGGGATGCCTTCCAACTTGCATATGCTTCCTTTAGGATTTACTGTGTACAAGACAACCATCTCGTTCCTGCTAACATATATAAATCAAGTGCGGAGCTGGGGCCATGTCTTCTTGGTGACCGCGTAAAAATCAACGTTGATCTTCCTGAGGCAGAtatggaagaagatgaagaaggttCCATGGGTACTCTCCCTGCTATAAAGATACATGATGATGATGTGATCTTGAGGTTTCTTGTTTGTGGCGAGCCATCCACATTG GATGCAAGCTTATTAGAACCTTTGGAGGATGGTCTCAATGCCCTCTTAAACATTGAA ATGCGTGGGAGCAAGCTTCATGGAAAATTTAG TGCTCCGCCGCCGCCTCTTCAGGCTGGGACATTTTCTCGTGGTGTTGTGACCATGCGATGTGATGTATCAACTTGTAGTTCAGCACACATATCACTTCTTGTGTCGGGCAGTGCTCAAACTTGCTTTGATGATCAG CTCTTGGAGAATCATATAAAGCATGAAATTATTGAAGAGAGTCAACTTGTACGTGCATTGCCCAAAGATGAGGAAACCAAAGCACCTCTATCTGAACCACGGAAGTCTGCTTCAGTTGCATGTGGGGCTACAGTATTTGAAGTTAGCATGAAGGTTCCTGCATGGGCTTCACAG GTTTTGAGGCAGCTCGCACCTGATGTCTCCTATCACAGTTTAGTTGCACTGGGCATTGCCAGTATTCAGGGATTACCTGTGGCATCTTTTGAAAAAGATGATGCTGGGCGCCTTCTTTTCTTCAGTTCCAGTCCAGAGAAAGATGATAGATCAAACGGCTTGGTTCCCAGCAGCCTTCCTACTTGGTTGAGACCACCTCCTCCTAGTAGGAAGAGATCTCAACCATGCCAAGACACAAGACCGGGTTCTCTTGACGGCCAAGGGCTTCCATGTTTAGCTGCTTCTAAAATAGATGAAGACAATAAAGTGGCTGGAGCAATGAATGGGGTTAGCACAGCTTTACTTCCAACCAGGCGAAGATTGAAAATAGCTGCAATGAGGCCCATTCCTCATGTTCGTCGTCCTAAAATGACACCCTTTTCTGGAATTTCTGAGGGAGATGGACATGATGGAGGCCAAGTGAAGGTTCATATGCCTCCTCCTCCACCCACAAAGCTCAGTATTGTGGGATTAACTCCTACAACACAACGAAAATCGTACTCAAGCTCTTCTCAGGCTAAGCAGATTATTTCATTGAATCCTTTGCCTTTAAAGAAACATGGTTGCGGTAGAAGCCCAATACATTCTTGCTTAGAG GAGGAGTTTTTGAAGGATGTAATGCAGTTTCTAATTCTCCGGGGACATAATCGGCTCATTCCTCAAGGTGGACTCACTGAGTTTCCAGATGCCATTCTCAATGGAAAGCGACTTGACCTCTACAACTTGTATAAAGAG GTGGTCACCAGAGGAGGCTTTCATGTTGGCAATGGCATCAACTGGAAAGGACAGATCTTCTCAAAAATGAGCAATTACACAATGACCAATAGAATGACT GGTGTTGGAAATACACTTAAACGACACTACGAAACTTACCTTCTAGAATACGAATTGGCTCATGATGATGTAGATGGGGAGTGCTGCTTATTGTGTCACAG TAGCGCAGCAGGGGATTGGGTAAACTGTGGAATATGCGGCGAGTGGGCCCACTTTGGCTGTGACAGAAGGCAGGGTCTTGGTGCTTTTAAG GATTATGCAAAAACAGATGGACTGGAGTACATATGTCCACATTGCAGCATCAGCAACTTCAAGAAGAAACCACAGAAAATTGCAAATGGATTTTCGCAAGGCTCAACAGTATCACGGCCGCTGTAA